In Populus alba chromosome 1, ASM523922v2, whole genome shotgun sequence, a single window of DNA contains:
- the LOC118047129 gene encoding uncharacterized protein isoform X5: protein MASPSWRYLVHAMVFGLIAINVAANIYDTEEPPRPPHDHEDPPLPYNHKNSPFLPSRFLNQGTPPPPLSSPPSNKKKTPPPPPKSPPPPRKAKSPPPPPRAKSPPPPRKSPPPPPRAKSPPPPRKSPKSPPPPPQAKSPPPPQKSPPLPSASPPTPSSAPILPPLPSNISPVTPSSKVPPIPSQSPSPASNLSPSPHTSPPSPPRISPIPSPSPSPTLNLSPSHPHTPSTSPPNVSPIPSLSPSPTPNLSPSHPHTPSTSPPKGSPSPSLNLSPSHPYTPPTSPPKISPFPSPSPSPYLSPLHPHTPLTSSPKVSPFPSLSPSSHPNLSPSPAYTSPKISPISPLSPSSNPNLSPSPPYISPKHPPNISPIPSLSPSPIPNLSPSHPYTPPTYPPKLSPIPPPPYTSPPPPPPILKSPPPPRFTLPPLFPFKSPPPPSPSPPPPILKSPPPPRFTLPPFFPFKSPPPPSPTPPPNVLKSPPPPRFTLPPFFPFKSPPPPPPTPPPNVLKSPPPPRFTLPPFFPFKSPPPPSPTLPPYVLKSPPPPRFTLPPLFPFKSPPPPRFTLPPFFFKSPPPPRFTLPPFFFKSPPPPRFTLPPFFPFKSPPPPRFTLPPFFFKSPPPPSSSSPPRTLKSPPPPWFFLPPFFFKSPPPLSPSPHSSNN, encoded by the exons ATGGCGTCACCATCTTGGCGTTATCTTGTGCATGCCATGGTTTTCGGTTTAATAGCAATTAACGTGGCGGCCAATATTTATGATACTGAGGAACCTCCTAGGCCACCTCATGATCACGAAGACCCACCATTACCATATAATCACAAAAACTCTCCATTTCTGCCATCAAGATTTCTTAATCAAGGAACACCGCCGCCGCCTCTATCATCACCACCTTCAAATAAGAAGAAAACGCCCCCACCACCTCCAAAATCTCCACCTCCGCCACGAAAAGCAAAATCTCCACCTCCGCCACCACGAGCAAAATCTCCACCTCCGCCACGAAAATCTCCACCTCCGCCACCACGAGCAAAATCTCCACCTCCGCCACGAAAATCTCCAAAATCTCCACCTCCGCCACCACAAGCAAAATCTCCACCTCCGCCACAAAAATCTCCACCATTGCCATCAGCTTCACCTCCGACCCCATCTTCAGCTCCCATTTTACCTCCATTACCTTCTAATATTTCTCCAGTTACACCCTCTTCAAAAGTTCCACCAATTCCATCCCAATCCCCATCCCCGGCTTCCAATTTATCTCCATCTCCTCATACTTCACCACCATCCCCTCCAAGAATTTCACCCATTCCATCACCATCCCCATCTCCAACTCttaatttatctccatcacatcCTCATACTCCTTCGACATCCCCGCCAAATGTTTCACCAATTCCATCACTATCCCCATCCCCAACccctaatttatctccatcacatcCTCATACTCCTTCGACATCCCCTCCAAAAGGTTCACCATCTCCATCCCttaatttatctccatcacatcCTTATACTCCCCCGACATCCCCTCCAAAGATTTCACCTTTTCCATCCCCATCCCCATCCCCTTATTTATCTCCATTACATCCTCATACTCCTTTGACATCCTCTCCAAAAGTTTCACCATTTCCGTCACTATCCCCATCCTCACATCCCAATCTGTCTCCATCACCTGCTTACACTTCTCCAAAAATCTCACCAATTTCACCACTTTCTCCATCCTCGAATCCCAATTTATCTCCATCACCTCCTTATATATCGCCAAAACACCCTCCAAATATTTCACCCATTCCATCACTATCCCCATCCCCAATTCCCaatttatctccatcacatcCTTATACTCCTCCGACATACCCTCCAAAACTTTCACCAATTCCACCACCTCCTTATACTTCTCCTCCACCCCCTCCACCTATCCTCAAATCTCCACCTCCTCCGAGGTTTACACTTCCCCCCTTATTTCCTTTTAAATCCCCGCCACCTCCATCTCCTTCTCCCCCTCCACCTATCCTCAAATCTCCACCTCCTCCGAGGTTTACACTTCCTCCTTTCTTTCCATTTAAATCCCCGCCACCTCCATCTCCTACTCCCCCTCCAAATGTCCTCAAATCTCCACCTCCTCCGAGGTTTACACTTCCTCCTTTCTTTCCATTTAAATCCCCGCCACCTCCACCTCCTACTCCCCCTCCAAATGTCCTCAAATCTCCACCTCCTCCGAGGTTTACACTTCCTCCTTTCTTTCCATTTAAATCCCCGCCACCTCCATCTCCTACTCTCCCTCCATATGTCCTAAAATCTCCACCTCCTCCGAGATTTACACTTCCTCCCTTGTTTCCCTTTAAATCCCCGCCACCTCCGAG GTTTACACTTCCTCCCTTCTTCTTTAAATCCCCGCCACCTCCGAG GTTTACACTTCCTCCCTTCTTCTTTAAATCCCCGCCACCTCCGAGGTTTACACTTCCTCCCTTCTTTCCCTTTAAATCCCCTCCACCTCCGAGGTTTACACTTCCTCCCTTCTTCTTTAAATCCCCGCCAcctccatcttcttcttcccctccaCGTACCCTGAAATCTCCACCTCCTCCATGGTTCTTTTTGCctccctttttctttaaatcccCGCCTCCTCTATCTCCATCACCTCATTCATCCAATAATTAA
- the LOC118047129 gene encoding uncharacterized protein isoform X7 — protein sequence MASPSWRYLVHAMVFGLIAINVAANIYDTEEPPRPPHDHEDPPLPYNHKNSPFLPSRFLNQGTPPPPLSSPPSNKKKTPPPPPKSPPPPRKAKSPPPPPRAKSPPPPRKSPPPPPRAKSPPPPRKSPKSPPPPPQAKSPPPPQKSPPLPSASPPTPSSAPILPPLPSNISPVTPSSKVPPIPSQSPSPASNLSPSPHTSPPSPPRISPIPSPSPSPTLNLSPSHPHTPSTSPPNVSPIPSLSPSPTPNLSPSHPHTPSTSPPKGSPSPSLNLSPSHPYTPPTSPPKISPFPSPSPSPYLSPLHPHTPLTSSPKVSPFPSLSPSSHPNLSPSPAYTSPKISPISPLSPSSNPNLSPSPPYISPKHPPNISPIPSLSPSPIPNLSPSHPYTPPTYPPKLSPIPPPPYTSPPPPPPILKSPPPPRFTLPPLFPFKSPPPPSPSPPPPILKSPPPPRFTLPPFFPFKSPPPPSPTPPPNVLKSPPPPRFTLPPFFPFKSPPPPPPTPPPNVLKSPPPPRFTLPPFFPFKSPPPPSPTLPPYVLKSPPPPRFTLPPLFPFKSPPPPRFTLPPFFFKSPPPPRFTLPPFFFKSPPPPSSSSPPRTLKSPPPPWFFLPPFFFKSPPPLSPSPHSSNN from the exons ATGGCGTCACCATCTTGGCGTTATCTTGTGCATGCCATGGTTTTCGGTTTAATAGCAATTAACGTGGCGGCCAATATTTATGATACTGAGGAACCTCCTAGGCCACCTCATGATCACGAAGACCCACCATTACCATATAATCACAAAAACTCTCCATTTCTGCCATCAAGATTTCTTAATCAAGGAACACCGCCGCCGCCTCTATCATCACCACCTTCAAATAAGAAGAAAACGCCCCCACCACCTCCAAAATCTCCACCTCCGCCACGAAAAGCAAAATCTCCACCTCCGCCACCACGAGCAAAATCTCCACCTCCGCCACGAAAATCTCCACCTCCGCCACCACGAGCAAAATCTCCACCTCCGCCACGAAAATCTCCAAAATCTCCACCTCCGCCACCACAAGCAAAATCTCCACCTCCGCCACAAAAATCTCCACCATTGCCATCAGCTTCACCTCCGACCCCATCTTCAGCTCCCATTTTACCTCCATTACCTTCTAATATTTCTCCAGTTACACCCTCTTCAAAAGTTCCACCAATTCCATCCCAATCCCCATCCCCGGCTTCCAATTTATCTCCATCTCCTCATACTTCACCACCATCCCCTCCAAGAATTTCACCCATTCCATCACCATCCCCATCTCCAACTCttaatttatctccatcacatcCTCATACTCCTTCGACATCCCCGCCAAATGTTTCACCAATTCCATCACTATCCCCATCCCCAACccctaatttatctccatcacatcCTCATACTCCTTCGACATCCCCTCCAAAAGGTTCACCATCTCCATCCCttaatttatctccatcacatcCTTATACTCCCCCGACATCCCCTCCAAAGATTTCACCTTTTCCATCCCCATCCCCATCCCCTTATTTATCTCCATTACATCCTCATACTCCTTTGACATCCTCTCCAAAAGTTTCACCATTTCCGTCACTATCCCCATCCTCACATCCCAATCTGTCTCCATCACCTGCTTACACTTCTCCAAAAATCTCACCAATTTCACCACTTTCTCCATCCTCGAATCCCAATTTATCTCCATCACCTCCTTATATATCGCCAAAACACCCTCCAAATATTTCACCCATTCCATCACTATCCCCATCCCCAATTCCCaatttatctccatcacatcCTTATACTCCTCCGACATACCCTCCAAAACTTTCACCAATTCCACCACCTCCTTATACTTCTCCTCCACCCCCTCCACCTATCCTCAAATCTCCACCTCCTCCGAGGTTTACACTTCCCCCCTTATTTCCTTTTAAATCCCCGCCACCTCCATCTCCTTCTCCCCCTCCACCTATCCTCAAATCTCCACCTCCTCCGAGGTTTACACTTCCTCCTTTCTTTCCATTTAAATCCCCGCCACCTCCATCTCCTACTCCCCCTCCAAATGTCCTCAAATCTCCACCTCCTCCGAGGTTTACACTTCCTCCTTTCTTTCCATTTAAATCCCCGCCACCTCCACCTCCTACTCCCCCTCCAAATGTCCTCAAATCTCCACCTCCTCCGAGGTTTACACTTCCTCCTTTCTTTCCATTTAAATCCCCGCCACCTCCATCTCCTACTCTCCCTCCATATGTCCTAAAATCTCCACCTCCTCCGAGATTTACACTTCCTCCCTTGTTTCCCTTTAAATCCCCGCCACCTCCGAG GTTTACACTTCCTCCCTTCTTCTTTAAATCCCCGCCACCTCCGAG GTTTACACTTCCTCCCTTCTTCTTTAAATCCCCGCCAcctccatcttcttcttcccctccaCGTACCCTGAAATCTCCACCTCCTCCATGGTTCTTTTTGCctccctttttctttaaatcccCGCCTCCTCTATCTCCATCACCTCATTCATCCAATAATTAA
- the LOC118047129 gene encoding uncharacterized protein isoform X6 has protein sequence MASPSWRYLVHAMVFGLIAINVAANIYDTEEPPRPPHDHEDPPLPYNHKNSPFLPSRFLNQGTPPPPLSSPPSNKKKTPPPPPKSPPPPRKAKSPPPPPRAKSPPPPRKSPPPPPRAKSPPPPRKSPKSPPPPPQAKSPPPPQKSPPLPSASPPTPSSAPILPPLPSNISPVTPSSKVPPIPSQSPSPASNLSPSPHTSPPSPPRISPIPSPSPSPTLNLSPSHPHTPSTSPPNVSPIPSLSPSPTPNLSPSHPHTPSTSPPKGSPSPSLNLSPSHPYTPPTSPPKISPFPSPSPSPYLSPLHPHTPLTSSPKVSPFPSLSPSSHPNLSPSPAYTSPKISPISPLSPSSNPNLSPSPPYISPKHPPNISPIPSLSPSPIPNLSPSHPYTPPTYPPKLSPIPPPPYTSPPPPPPILKSPPPPRFTLPPLFPFKSPPPPSPSPPPPILKSPPPPRFTLPPFFPFKSPPPPSPTPPPNVLKSPPPPRFTLPPFFPFKSPPPPPPTPPPNVLKSPPPPRFTLPPFFPFKSPPPPSPTLPPYVLKSPPPPRFTLPPLFPFKSPPPPRFTLPPFFFKSPPPPRFTLPPFFPFKSPPPPRFTLPPFFFKSPPPPSSSSPPRTLKSPPPPWFFLPPFFFKSPPPLSPSPHSSNN, from the exons ATGGCGTCACCATCTTGGCGTTATCTTGTGCATGCCATGGTTTTCGGTTTAATAGCAATTAACGTGGCGGCCAATATTTATGATACTGAGGAACCTCCTAGGCCACCTCATGATCACGAAGACCCACCATTACCATATAATCACAAAAACTCTCCATTTCTGCCATCAAGATTTCTTAATCAAGGAACACCGCCGCCGCCTCTATCATCACCACCTTCAAATAAGAAGAAAACGCCCCCACCACCTCCAAAATCTCCACCTCCGCCACGAAAAGCAAAATCTCCACCTCCGCCACCACGAGCAAAATCTCCACCTCCGCCACGAAAATCTCCACCTCCGCCACCACGAGCAAAATCTCCACCTCCGCCACGAAAATCTCCAAAATCTCCACCTCCGCCACCACAAGCAAAATCTCCACCTCCGCCACAAAAATCTCCACCATTGCCATCAGCTTCACCTCCGACCCCATCTTCAGCTCCCATTTTACCTCCATTACCTTCTAATATTTCTCCAGTTACACCCTCTTCAAAAGTTCCACCAATTCCATCCCAATCCCCATCCCCGGCTTCCAATTTATCTCCATCTCCTCATACTTCACCACCATCCCCTCCAAGAATTTCACCCATTCCATCACCATCCCCATCTCCAACTCttaatttatctccatcacatcCTCATACTCCTTCGACATCCCCGCCAAATGTTTCACCAATTCCATCACTATCCCCATCCCCAACccctaatttatctccatcacatcCTCATACTCCTTCGACATCCCCTCCAAAAGGTTCACCATCTCCATCCCttaatttatctccatcacatcCTTATACTCCCCCGACATCCCCTCCAAAGATTTCACCTTTTCCATCCCCATCCCCATCCCCTTATTTATCTCCATTACATCCTCATACTCCTTTGACATCCTCTCCAAAAGTTTCACCATTTCCGTCACTATCCCCATCCTCACATCCCAATCTGTCTCCATCACCTGCTTACACTTCTCCAAAAATCTCACCAATTTCACCACTTTCTCCATCCTCGAATCCCAATTTATCTCCATCACCTCCTTATATATCGCCAAAACACCCTCCAAATATTTCACCCATTCCATCACTATCCCCATCCCCAATTCCCaatttatctccatcacatcCTTATACTCCTCCGACATACCCTCCAAAACTTTCACCAATTCCACCACCTCCTTATACTTCTCCTCCACCCCCTCCACCTATCCTCAAATCTCCACCTCCTCCGAGGTTTACACTTCCCCCCTTATTTCCTTTTAAATCCCCGCCACCTCCATCTCCTTCTCCCCCTCCACCTATCCTCAAATCTCCACCTCCTCCGAGGTTTACACTTCCTCCTTTCTTTCCATTTAAATCCCCGCCACCTCCATCTCCTACTCCCCCTCCAAATGTCCTCAAATCTCCACCTCCTCCGAGGTTTACACTTCCTCCTTTCTTTCCATTTAAATCCCCGCCACCTCCACCTCCTACTCCCCCTCCAAATGTCCTCAAATCTCCACCTCCTCCGAGGTTTACACTTCCTCCTTTCTTTCCATTTAAATCCCCGCCACCTCCATCTCCTACTCTCCCTCCATATGTCCTAAAATCTCCACCTCCTCCGAGATTTACACTTCCTCCCTTGTTTCCCTTTAAATCCCCGCCACCTCCGAG GTTTACACTTCCTCCCTTCTTCTTTAAATCCCCGCCACCTCCGAGGTTTACACTTCCTCCCTTCTTTCCCTTTAAATCCCCTCCACCTCCGAGGTTTACACTTCCTCCCTTCTTCTTTAAATCCCCGCCAcctccatcttcttcttcccctccaCGTACCCTGAAATCTCCACCTCCTCCATGGTTCTTTTTGCctccctttttctttaaatcccCGCCTCCTCTATCTCCATCACCTCATTCATCCAATAATTAA
- the LOC118047129 gene encoding uncharacterized protein isoform X2, which translates to MASPSWRYLVHAMVFGLIAINVAANIYDTEEPPRPPHDHEDPPLPYNHKNSPFLPSRFLNQGTPPPPLSSPPSNKKKTPPPPPKSPPPPRKAKSPPPPPRAKSPPPPRKSPPPPPRAKSPPPPRKSPKSPPPPPQAKSPPPPQKSPPLPSASPPTPSSAPILPPLPSNISPVTPSSKVPPIPSQSPSPASNLSPSPHTSPPSPPRISPIPSPSPSPTLNLSPSHPHTPSTSPPNVSPIPSLSPSPTPNLSPSHPHTPSTSPPKGSPSPSLNLSPSHPYTPPTSPPKISPFPSPSPSPYLSPLHPHTPLTSSPKVSPFPSLSPSSHPNLSPSPAYTSPKISPISPLSPSSNPNLSPSPPYISPKHPPNISPIPSLSPSPIPNLSPSHPYTPPTYPPKLSPIPPPPYTSPPPPPPILKSPPPPRFTLPPLFPFKSPPPPSPSPPPPILKSPPPPRFTLPPFFPFKSPPPPSPTPPPNVLKSPPPPRFTLPPFFPFKSPPPPPPTPPPNVLKSPPPPRFTLPPFFPFKSPPPPSPTLPPYVLKSPPPPRFTLPPLFPFKSPPPPRFTLPPFFFKSPPPPRFTLPPFFPFKSPPPPRFTLPPFFFKSPPPPRFTLPPFFPFKSPPPPRFTLPPFFFKSPPPPSSSSPPRTLKSPPPPWFFLPPFFFKSPPPLSPSPHSSNN; encoded by the exons ATGGCGTCACCATCTTGGCGTTATCTTGTGCATGCCATGGTTTTCGGTTTAATAGCAATTAACGTGGCGGCCAATATTTATGATACTGAGGAACCTCCTAGGCCACCTCATGATCACGAAGACCCACCATTACCATATAATCACAAAAACTCTCCATTTCTGCCATCAAGATTTCTTAATCAAGGAACACCGCCGCCGCCTCTATCATCACCACCTTCAAATAAGAAGAAAACGCCCCCACCACCTCCAAAATCTCCACCTCCGCCACGAAAAGCAAAATCTCCACCTCCGCCACCACGAGCAAAATCTCCACCTCCGCCACGAAAATCTCCACCTCCGCCACCACGAGCAAAATCTCCACCTCCGCCACGAAAATCTCCAAAATCTCCACCTCCGCCACCACAAGCAAAATCTCCACCTCCGCCACAAAAATCTCCACCATTGCCATCAGCTTCACCTCCGACCCCATCTTCAGCTCCCATTTTACCTCCATTACCTTCTAATATTTCTCCAGTTACACCCTCTTCAAAAGTTCCACCAATTCCATCCCAATCCCCATCCCCGGCTTCCAATTTATCTCCATCTCCTCATACTTCACCACCATCCCCTCCAAGAATTTCACCCATTCCATCACCATCCCCATCTCCAACTCttaatttatctccatcacatcCTCATACTCCTTCGACATCCCCGCCAAATGTTTCACCAATTCCATCACTATCCCCATCCCCAACccctaatttatctccatcacatcCTCATACTCCTTCGACATCCCCTCCAAAAGGTTCACCATCTCCATCCCttaatttatctccatcacatcCTTATACTCCCCCGACATCCCCTCCAAAGATTTCACCTTTTCCATCCCCATCCCCATCCCCTTATTTATCTCCATTACATCCTCATACTCCTTTGACATCCTCTCCAAAAGTTTCACCATTTCCGTCACTATCCCCATCCTCACATCCCAATCTGTCTCCATCACCTGCTTACACTTCTCCAAAAATCTCACCAATTTCACCACTTTCTCCATCCTCGAATCCCAATTTATCTCCATCACCTCCTTATATATCGCCAAAACACCCTCCAAATATTTCACCCATTCCATCACTATCCCCATCCCCAATTCCCaatttatctccatcacatcCTTATACTCCTCCGACATACCCTCCAAAACTTTCACCAATTCCACCACCTCCTTATACTTCTCCTCCACCCCCTCCACCTATCCTCAAATCTCCACCTCCTCCGAGGTTTACACTTCCCCCCTTATTTCCTTTTAAATCCCCGCCACCTCCATCTCCTTCTCCCCCTCCACCTATCCTCAAATCTCCACCTCCTCCGAGGTTTACACTTCCTCCTTTCTTTCCATTTAAATCCCCGCCACCTCCATCTCCTACTCCCCCTCCAAATGTCCTCAAATCTCCACCTCCTCCGAGGTTTACACTTCCTCCTTTCTTTCCATTTAAATCCCCGCCACCTCCACCTCCTACTCCCCCTCCAAATGTCCTCAAATCTCCACCTCCTCCGAGGTTTACACTTCCTCCTTTCTTTCCATTTAAATCCCCGCCACCTCCATCTCCTACTCTCCCTCCATATGTCCTAAAATCTCCACCTCCTCCGAGATTTACACTTCCTCCCTTGTTTCCCTTTAAATCCCCGCCACCTCCGAG GTTTACACTTCCTCCCTTCTTCTTTAAATCCCCGCCACCTCCGAGGTTTACACTTCCTCCCTTCTTTCCCTTTAAATCCCCGCCACCTCCGAGGTTTACACTTCCTCCCTTCTTCTTTAAATCCCCGCCACCTCCGAGGTTTACACTTCCTCCCTTCTTTCCCTTTAAATCCCCTCCACCTCCGAGGTTTACACTTCCTCCCTTCTTCTTTAAATCCCCGCCAcctccatcttcttcttcccctccaCGTACCCTGAAATCTCCACCTCCTCCATGGTTCTTTTTGCctccctttttctttaaatcccCGCCTCCTCTATCTCCATCACCTCATTCATCCAATAATTAA
- the LOC118047129 gene encoding uncharacterized protein isoform X4, giving the protein MASPSWRYLVHAMVFGLIAINVAANIYDTEEPPRPPHDHEDPPLPYNHKNSPFLPSRFLNQGTPPPPLSSPPSNKKKTPPPPPKSPPPPRKAKSPPPPPRAKSPPPPRKSPPPPPRAKSPPPPRKSPKSPPPPPQAKSPPPPQKSPPLPSASPPTPSSAPILPPLPSNISPVTPSSKVPPIPSQSPSPASNLSPSPHTSPPSPPRISPIPSPSPSPTLNLSPSHPHTPSTSPPNVSPIPSLSPSPTPNLSPSHPHTPSTSPPKGSPSPSLNLSPSHPYTPPTSPPKISPFPSPSPSPYLSPLHPHTPLTSSPKVSPFPSLSPSSHPNLSPSPAYTSPKISPISPLSPSSNPNLSPSPPYISPKHPPNISPIPSLSPSPIPNLSPSHPYTPPTYPPKLSPIPPPPYTSPPPPPPILKSPPPPRFTLPPLFPFKSPPPPSPSPPPPILKSPPPPRFTLPPFFPFKSPPPPSPTPPPNVLKSPPPPRFTLPPFFPFKSPPPPPPTPPPNVLKSPPPPRFTLPPFFPFKSPPPPSPTLPPYVLKSPPPPRFTLPPLFPFKSPPPPRFTLPPFFPFKSPPPSRFTLPPFFFKSPPPPRFTLPPFFFKSPPPPRFTLPPFFPFKSPPPPRFTLPPFFFKSPPPPSSSSPPRTLKSPPPPWFFLPPFFFKSPPPLSPSPHSSNN; this is encoded by the exons ATGGCGTCACCATCTTGGCGTTATCTTGTGCATGCCATGGTTTTCGGTTTAATAGCAATTAACGTGGCGGCCAATATTTATGATACTGAGGAACCTCCTAGGCCACCTCATGATCACGAAGACCCACCATTACCATATAATCACAAAAACTCTCCATTTCTGCCATCAAGATTTCTTAATCAAGGAACACCGCCGCCGCCTCTATCATCACCACCTTCAAATAAGAAGAAAACGCCCCCACCACCTCCAAAATCTCCACCTCCGCCACGAAAAGCAAAATCTCCACCTCCGCCACCACGAGCAAAATCTCCACCTCCGCCACGAAAATCTCCACCTCCGCCACCACGAGCAAAATCTCCACCTCCGCCACGAAAATCTCCAAAATCTCCACCTCCGCCACCACAAGCAAAATCTCCACCTCCGCCACAAAAATCTCCACCATTGCCATCAGCTTCACCTCCGACCCCATCTTCAGCTCCCATTTTACCTCCATTACCTTCTAATATTTCTCCAGTTACACCCTCTTCAAAAGTTCCACCAATTCCATCCCAATCCCCATCCCCGGCTTCCAATTTATCTCCATCTCCTCATACTTCACCACCATCCCCTCCAAGAATTTCACCCATTCCATCACCATCCCCATCTCCAACTCttaatttatctccatcacatcCTCATACTCCTTCGACATCCCCGCCAAATGTTTCACCAATTCCATCACTATCCCCATCCCCAACccctaatttatctccatcacatcCTCATACTCCTTCGACATCCCCTCCAAAAGGTTCACCATCTCCATCCCttaatttatctccatcacatcCTTATACTCCCCCGACATCCCCTCCAAAGATTTCACCTTTTCCATCCCCATCCCCATCCCCTTATTTATCTCCATTACATCCTCATACTCCTTTGACATCCTCTCCAAAAGTTTCACCATTTCCGTCACTATCCCCATCCTCACATCCCAATCTGTCTCCATCACCTGCTTACACTTCTCCAAAAATCTCACCAATTTCACCACTTTCTCCATCCTCGAATCCCAATTTATCTCCATCACCTCCTTATATATCGCCAAAACACCCTCCAAATATTTCACCCATTCCATCACTATCCCCATCCCCAATTCCCaatttatctccatcacatcCTTATACTCCTCCGACATACCCTCCAAAACTTTCACCAATTCCACCACCTCCTTATACTTCTCCTCCACCCCCTCCACCTATCCTCAAATCTCCACCTCCTCCGAGGTTTACACTTCCCCCCTTATTTCCTTTTAAATCCCCGCCACCTCCATCTCCTTCTCCCCCTCCACCTATCCTCAAATCTCCACCTCCTCCGAGGTTTACACTTCCTCCTTTCTTTCCATTTAAATCCCCGCCACCTCCATCTCCTACTCCCCCTCCAAATGTCCTCAAATCTCCACCTCCTCCGAGGTTTACACTTCCTCCTTTCTTTCCATTTAAATCCCCGCCACCTCCACCTCCTACTCCCCCTCCAAATGTCCTCAAATCTCCACCTCCTCCGAGGTTTACACTTCCTCCTTTCTTTCCATTTAAATCCCCGCCACCTCCATCTCCTACTCTCCCTCCATATGTCCTAAAATCTCCACCTCCTCCGAGATTTACACTTCCTCCCTTGTTTCCCTTTAAATCCCCGCCACCTCCGAGGTTTACACTTCCTCCCTTCTTTCCCTTTAAATCCCCGCCACCTTCGAGGTTTACACTTCCTCCCTTCTTCTTTAAATCCCCGCCACCTCCGAG GTTTACACTTCCTCCCTTCTTCTTTAAATCCCCGCCACCTCCGAGGTTTACACTTCCTCCCTTCTTTCCCTTTAAATCCCCTCCACCTCCGAGGTTTACACTTCCTCCCTTCTTCTTTAAATCCCCGCCAcctccatcttcttcttcccctccaCGTACCCTGAAATCTCCACCTCCTCCATGGTTCTTTTTGCctccctttttctttaaatcccCGCCTCCTCTATCTCCATCACCTCATTCATCCAATAATTAA